A window of Exiguobacterium sp. FSL W8-0210 genomic DNA:
GATTTTCCATCAACAATCAAAAAGGCATCCGGATACGTCTGGTCGAGTTCGACCGCATTTCCTTTTAAAGTGATTTCGTATTTCCGATCTGCAGCGTCAAGCGTCAACGGATTGATTGTCACATCGCTCGACTCTTTTCCGTATTCGCCATCATACGCGATCTTGGCATCCGTCAATCCTGGATAGACGCCGTCCATCATGATGCCCTCCGCCGACGCTTTACTACTTTCCGTTCCGACCGGATTGACGAGCGTCACCTTCGTTCCTTTAAAATTACTGATTACTTCCGTTTTGACACTATCGAGGCGCAGGCGATAATCCTTGAAGATCCCGAGCTGGCGACCACTCGCTACGATTTGACCAGGAACATCACTTTCGTTTTCTGCTTGAATCGACACACCGGCCATCAATAAATAATCCATGAATGATTTCTTTTGTTCCGGTGTCTCTTTTAAGGCATCTAAAAAGCGTTGCGCCATCTTCTGATCAACCGGTTTTCCGTTGAACTCCGTATGCTCAGCGAGTAATGTAGCGTCACCAGAGCGAATCGCATCACGGACCTTATTCGTCGTCGCTTCGACCGTGAACCATTGTGTCGCGAGTCCATAATAGGCACCACCTGCTACGACCAACAATCCAACTGTTAAAAGAACGGCTTTTACAGACTTACTCATTTTCTTAGGACGAATTGATCTGACGTCGCGTTCTTTCTCTACAGGTTCTGCATGTTCTACATGCTGTTCTAAGGCATCACCGCAACTCGGACAGAATTTCAATCCACGCTTTGCAGCATCCGAACAATTCACACATGCCATTTCTTCTACTCTCCTTTTGTTTTTTAATTTCATTTAAGCGAAAAATATCCATTAAAAAGATAACATAATATTCTACAATTTACTATTTATGTAAAAATAATTGTGTTTTCTGAATGTTTGTTGACCATAATTAGTATTCACTAGAATATTTCTCGTTTTATTCTGAAGCCAAAAATGGATTCAGTGATGTGAATCTCACTCGAAACTTCAAAGAGTATAGCTTCTTAGTGAATAAATGCATCTAAATGACTATTAAATATCCTTTTTACAGGTATTAGATTAGCGGTCTTACTTACAAATGACTCATTCAACAAAACGGATAAAGAGAAAAATCAATAAAAAATTTCTACTTCTATGTTATTATTATAGAAATTATGGAATTAAACGGAGGACAAAATATGAATATTTTAGTAACTGGAGGCGCTGGTTATATCGGCAGCCATACATGTCTCGAACTTTTACGAGAGGGTCATGAAGTCATTGTCGCTGACAATCTAAGTAACAGTCATCGGAATGCCCTTGAACGTGTCGAACAGCTTGCGGAACGATCTGTCACATTTTATGAGATAGACGTTCGCGATGAATCATCATTAGAAAACATCTTCCAAAAGCATTCGATTGATGCCGTCATTCATTTTGCTGGTTTAAAAGCAGTTGGTGAGTCCGTATCACAGCCGTTATTCTACTATCAAAATAATCTGATCAGTTCACTTGTCTTACTAGAAGTGATGAGTCGTCACGACGTTAAGAAGCTCGTCTTCAGTTCGTCCGCAACAGTCTATGGTGTGCCTGAGACGACACCGATTACAGAATCTGCTCCGCGATCTGCAACAAATCCTTATGGTGCGACAAAACTCATGATTGAGCAGATTCTTGAAGATATCGCTCAGGCTGATCCAACGTGGGACATTACGTTACTCCGCTATTTCAATCCAATTGGTGCGGATGTGAGTGGTCTCATTGGTGAAGATCCAAATGGTATTCCGAACAACCTAATGCCTTACGTGACGCAAGTCGCTGCAGGTAAATTAGATATCCTTCAAATATTTGGAGATGATTACGATACGGAAGATGGCACGGGTGTCCGAGATTATATTCATGTCGTCGATTTGGCAAAAGGGCATATCAAGGCGCTATATCATGATCATTCTGGTATTGAGGCATTCAATTTAGGAACGGGTCAAGGCACAAGTGTCCTTGAACTTGTTGCGACGTTCGAAGACGCGACTTCCCTGCAAATCGATCGAAAGATTACGACCAGACGACCGGGAGATGTTAGTTCATGTTATGCGGATGCTTCAAAAGCAGAACGCTTACTCGGATGGAAAGCAGAGAAAAACTTATTTGAGATGTGTAAGGACGCTTGGCGCTGGCAGTCAAATAATCCAGACGGTTATCAAAAATAATGTATACGACAAAAGATTTTGCTCTACAAACATAAAAGGAGATCAATTTCCGAATCCATGTCGGAAATTGATCTCCTTTTTAAATAAATAAAACAAATGTTAGAAAACTTTTTTAGGCTAACTTCACATCCAAGAGCGGTTCAATCGTTCACTCCAGCGGGTGAAGCGCATCGATCGTGACGGTAACGTCATTCGACAAAACGTATGATAATCAATATCCGAGACATACTGGATGAGTCGTATCAATGCAAACGCGAACGTCAAGGTCGATCCGATCGCAAAGCTAAGACCGTATCCAGAAGCGCCGAACGGTGCAATCAATAAGGCTAAGATTCCGTTAGCAAAGAAAAAGATGAACGAACTCCACGCCGCTCCTTTTTGGTCTTCAAAATATAGTAACAGTAAGGTCAGGACGAGAACCATCGCATTCGAAAAAGCACCAATTGTCGTCATCTGGAAGATACTGATTGTCGCTTCAGGTAATGCGAGGTAACCGAGTAACGTCGAGGCGAACAACAAGATGAACAACGTGAACAATCCTTGGTTCCGAAACAGTCGCTGTAATTCCTGGCGTAAGACGAGTAACATCGCATCTTGCGCTTTTTCGACCTGATCTAGCGTTCCGCCTTCATTCGCGTATCCATAAAAAATACGATACCGCTCATAGAAACGTGTCTCGACGGAAACGACGAAGATCGTCATCGTCGGGATAACCGTCAAATACGACAAAAAGATTGCCGTATCGTACAACGGATGATAGCGGAATGTTCCGAGATGCACGGCACCTCCGTCCGCGAACCAGATGATCCAGTTCCCGACCCAAACACCAATATTGTAGAGAAAACTCGTCCAAAAGAGTGCCGGGTGACGATCAAAGTAACTCAAATAGGTAAATTGGTTTTTCGTTCCGCGATGCGGAAACGTCAGCAACATCGAGGTAAATAGACCGAACAACGTGATAATCATGCCGAATGTGAAGCCTGCCGTCAACGCAATGCTTGGTGTGAGGAGACCAGTCAGATAGTTCATCAGATACCGATCAATCAGTAAAACCGAACCGACGGCTACGGTGCCACCAATCAAAAAGCTATATGCGACGGACTGATAGAACTTCGCGGCACTTAAGAATAAGAAATGCACCCAAATCAAATTGATCGTCATGAATAGAATGAAGATCAGTCCATTCAATAAGAATGGGAGCTTCGAAAAACTGAGAAAGATTAGAAAGACAATACTACCTAACGCCATCGTCATCTTCGTCATGCCTAGAAAGGCAGGAAACAAGTCTTCATATCGTTTCTCGTAGAAACAATCCGCCAAATACCGGGTGACGACGAGCTGCTGAATGCCAAGCAGTACTTGTGAAAAAATGAAACTGTACGAGACAACCAGATTGAACGTCGTCCGTTCTTCAAAAGAAGCAATTGACAGGAACGTCGTCAACCACTGGGTCACGGCGATCGTTAAGATAACGATCAACCAGGGACCGGACGTGACAAGTCCGGCAAAGGCATATGCTTTTAGTCGTGATGAAAAATAATCTTCTTGAAATAACTTTTGAAGTTTAAACCCGATGCCCGCCATATGTCACCCCCCTCTCTTGATACAATGTCTGATACTCCGAGATGAAACGTCGTGTCTGATAATACGCAAGTGCACGTTCTTTCCCATTTTGTCCAAAACGAATCGCTTCTTCTGGATGTGACTGGAACCAGGCACAACGCTCCGCAATTCGTCGCGGATTGACTGGAGGTACGACGAATCCCGCCGGTCCGTATGGATCATCCTCACGTCCGTTGATCAGTTCGGAGCATGCACCGACATCAGTGACGACCCACGGAATGCCTGCAGCCATCCCTTCTAGGACAGCAAGCGGTTGACCTTCTGAAATACTCGTCAATAAACAAACATCAAATGATGGCAGATAGCTCCGAATATCAACCTTTCCGACGAGTTTCACACTCGCGGATAATTCAAACAGATCGATTTGTTCCTGACATTCACGGGCGTATTCCGGATCTTCTTCAAGCGGACCCATGATCGTCATTTCGAATGGAACATGCATTTCCTGTAAGACCTTCGCAGCATGAATCATTGTCTTGATATCTTTAATCGGAACAATCCGGACGATGGCACCAATCCGGAGAACATCTTGCTTTGGAAGATGACCTAACGCAGCAAGTCCCGTCGCATCAATTCCGTTCGGGATGACACGAATTTTTTCAGCAGGTGCACCGAGTTCACGCTGCAATTCACCATTTCGGTCAAAGAGCGTGATGATATTGTCTGCCCCTTCGTAGGCTTCGCGTGATAAGTGATGGAAGAACTGAACCCAATGCATGCGGTATTCTTGCGGAATCCACATCGCTTGAACGAGTTCTTCCTCTCGTTCACGGGAGTAGATCCCGTGTTCCGTTAGGACGAAAGGAACTTGTTGGCGCTGTTTAATCGCTGCTGCGACGAGTCCCGCATATCCCGTCGACGCGGAGTGGATCAGGTCGACGGTCGGCAATTCTGCTTGAAGTAGTTCCAGAACAGGCGCATACATGCTACGCCACATCCAGAGATAATCGATGAAAGAGTCAGCCTGTTGTTCTTCCCGGTAGCTCGTCTTGACGAGATCAAAAAAGAGCCGGCTCGTAAAAAATTGTGTCGATGTTCCGATGGCTTGACCGAAGAGTGGGAAAATCGATGTGTTCGTCGCTTGAAATCGCATCCAACGTTTGATATCCTCTTCCTGCTCCGGTGTCAATGTCTGTTTCAACGGACGCATCTCATGGGTTTGATCGAGTGGAAGATTAGTCACACCGACGACGTTCACCGGAAGGGCGTACCGAAATTCTGCTTCGGTCATCCGTGTAGGTGTAATCGTGATCAGCTCGAACTCATGCTCTGGAATTTGTTGAATCAGCATATGTGCCCAACTGGCGACTCCACCACTAACATAAGGATAACTCCCTTCTAACACTAAGCCAATCTTCATTGAGACACCCCCAATACTGGTATACGTGCGAAATTCTTCTTGAGTTCTACTTCGTATAAATCGTCCGCATTTCCCAATTTTCGTACCTCACCATACGCAAAGGAGCCCGTCGCAATTTTCCCATCATTGACACGAACCATCATTTTAGAAGGAAGAAGCATCTGACTTCCTGAAATCTCAATCGCCGTTTTAGAATACCGGACATCGATCTTCGATTCTTGGTATAGCTTCATTTTTTTGTAGCCATCATACTGCGTCATGCTCTCGAGATACGGATAGTCCGTATGAATCGTTTGGAACATCTTTTCAATTGAACGTTCCATCTTCGGCCATCCTTGTCCTTTCGAACGTTGTTCGTCAAGGACGTCATCTGGGTGGATGAAATGCGAGACTAGTCCGAAGTTGGCTACAGCGTCAGCTAAGACGAACATGTCTTCAGGCGATTCATTATATCCGCTTGTGATCCGTGGGAAGTTGTATAAATTCTTATAGGTCGCGTCTGGCTCGAATTCTTGAATGTAGCTTCCTTTTGAAGCATCCCCGTTATAGAGTGATGCGATGATTAGACCATCCGGGAAAGCTTCATTCAAAACGGATAAACCGGTCGGTCCGATGATGTTCGAAGGTGGGACATAACTACGTATTTGTTCTTTCGGGAAGAAATACTGATGTGCCACTTTGACTTCTTCAATCCCTTTCATCATTTGAGAACGATCGTCCCATGTGGTATAGCCGAGACTTGGATCCATTGTTTCCCCGTTAATGACGAGCGGTTGGTGGTTATATCCATGCAGTCCTAGTTCTCCGCCCATTTTTAATAATCTACGTCCAAAGTTCAACATTGGAAAACGAATATTTTCAATCAACTGCTCTTCCATGTCATCGATTGCATTTCTGTAACTTCCGATGATGAATCCGGAATAGATTATATCTTGTTCTTTTGCGATTCGTTGCATGTCTCTCAACCAAACATCCGCAAAGAAATCTTTAACCGTCAAATCATAGTTCTTTTGAATTGCTGGATTGGAGGCATCTGGTACAGGCGCTGGGAAATCATCGAAGTGTGCTAACTTAATAGCGACTTGTTGGCTAACGAACGTCGGAAACAGTAAAGAAAGTGACTGGACGAGTAAGCCGCGTGAGTTTTTTTCAAGCAACGAAGAAGTATTCCAAAACAAGACCTCTCCTTTTCCATACTCATGTGTCCATAGAATCGGGTTTCCTTCTGCTTCGATTTTGACATCAGCATTCTGCAATGTCACATCCGCAATACTGTGAACGAACAGTGTAGACGACTTCGATAAATCGATGTACCCGGGAAATAAATCTTTTTTAAACGTCATACCTTTGACATTTTCCTTGAAGTCACCAAAACGTTTCACACCAACCAAGTCCCCCCACTTCGGATCGATGAATCGACCCGCAACATAGAGTTTCCCTCCTTTTCGGACGAACTTTCGAATGGTTTTGTACGGCCATTCCTTCGTGTGTTCACCCGATAAAACAAGGACTGTTCGCTCGCTTGGATCAAGTGTCTTGATGTCAGATGTACGAATACGCTGATAATCGATTTTCGCGTATTTCAGCGCATACGAAAAGTTTTGAATGACGCCTTTTGACAGATCACTATCATTTTGGAGCAAGTAGACGCGCAGTGCCTCTCCTTTAGCTTCGGTTGTTTTCGTATTTGTCGTCTCGAATGAACGAACCTTCGTTTTTTCAGAAGGAATCAGTCGATGTGGATAATCGAGACGAAACAATTGCACGATGCCCATTGCTACGAATAGAACGGCAAACAACCCAATGAGATAGCCGTAAGTTTTCTTATTCATCGGTCTCCTCCTTCCAAACGTTTCAAAATAAAGCGATGTTCTTCTGGTATGTCTTCCTCTACCACCGCTGTTCTTAACTGATGAAGCACCGGTCCAATCGAAGACCAGTTATTTCGTTGAAAGTAATAGCGAACCAAAGCGAGGTACCCGTCTGGTAAAGTCGGGTGAATCTGAATCATCTCTTCATACGACGCAATCGCCTTCTCATCATTATCTTGACGTATCGCCATTTCTGCTTCCGCTTCGATCCGTGTGAGATCCGTCGGATAGAGGACGCGCATTTGCTCAAGTACTCGGTGAAGTCGTTCATCGAGTCGGCCAATGCCACCTTCATCTAATAGACCGCTCTCAAGAAAAGTTTTACATTCTTGAATGAACAGATGATACGTCGTCACGTCGACGGGATTGAGTTGTTGTTCCCGTAAACGAAGATTGGCTTCATATCGATCAAACAAGGAATTTCGGACTGTCGCTGCATAATGGACGGTTTCTGAATCATCATGATCGAGTCCGTATTGCAGATATTTTCCACTATTTTTCAGAGACGATGTCGTTAAGTGGATCATTGACTGTTTCCGGCGCTTCGCATCCATATTCAACGCCTCCTTGATTGGAACCATTTCCATGTTATCGGCTGCCTGTTGCTGCAGTCCTTCAAGATTCATGACATCAAATTGCACATATTCATCGTAATCCAGTAACGTATCTGATGACGCAAATCGTCTCGAAATCAAGTAAGCGATACCCCCAAGCACTTCACCAAAAAGTGGCAGGAGAGCACTGAACAGGCAGATGAACGTCAAGATTCCCCGCTCATGCTCTGGCAACCGCAAGACGAGTAAACGATAGGTAAACACGACAAGCAGAAGATGGAGTACATATAGAACGGATAGAAGTGTCATCATTGGACACGTCCTCCCTTTTGTACATACACAGCTTTTATTCGTTCGAGGAATCGGTTCGCATGTTCTTGAGGTGTTCCCGGTAGTAAAAATTGTAGTTGTTCCGTACTTTCGTCAAAACCGATCAAGTCAATTTCACGCATCGATTGCCGTAAGATCAGTTCTAGTTCGATCAGCGAGAACGGCGTATCACGAATATCAAGCTGAACGAGACTGTATGGTTGACCGTAATGCTCGCGTCTGTATTCTTGATA
This region includes:
- a CDS encoding TcaA 3rd/4th domain-containing protein, with product MSKSVKAVLLTVGLLVVAGGAYYGLATQWFTVEATTNKVRDAIRSGDATLLAEHTEFNGKPVDQKMAQRFLDALKETPEQKKSFMDYLLMAGVSIQAENESDVPGQIVASGRQLGIFKDYRLRLDSVKTEVISNFKGTKVTLVNPVGTESSKASAEGIMMDGVYPGLTDAKIAYDGEYGKESSDVTINPLTLDAADRKYEITLKGNAVELDQTYPDAFLIVDGKSTSERVSDLKNYGPIPKNGIKLSIENSFPWGEETSGEVVVKPDTKKAMFTFEPSENVLNQLQEAVEQHASDWVDAATYQDTSYFSLVDDASYLAKQQKNYDDWSRKDLEWDGEFMNASIDRPSAKFVEYGDSVGIEVMATTYIRGEMYTPDSESPGKTTSKSLFRYLFTYESSEDSYEESFRIQQATSIK
- the galE gene encoding UDP-glucose 4-epimerase GalE, which encodes MNILVTGGAGYIGSHTCLELLREGHEVIVADNLSNSHRNALERVEQLAERSVTFYEIDVRDESSLENIFQKHSIDAVIHFAGLKAVGESVSQPLFYYQNNLISSLVLLEVMSRHDVKKLVFSSSATVYGVPETTPITESAPRSATNPYGATKLMIEQILEDIAQADPTWDITLLRYFNPIGADVSGLIGEDPNGIPNNLMPYVTQVAAGKLDILQIFGDDYDTEDGTGVRDYIHVVDLAKGHIKALYHDHSGIEAFNLGTGQGTSVLELVATFEDATSLQIDRKITTRRPGDVSSCYADASKAERLLGWKAEKNLFEMCKDAWRWQSNNPDGYQK
- the pelG gene encoding exopolysaccharide Pel transporter PelG gives rise to the protein MAGIGFKLQKLFQEDYFSSRLKAYAFAGLVTSGPWLIVILTIAVTQWLTTFLSIASFEERTTFNLVVSYSFIFSQVLLGIQQLVVTRYLADCFYEKRYEDLFPAFLGMTKMTMALGSIVFLIFLSFSKLPFLLNGLIFILFMTINLIWVHFLFLSAAKFYQSVAYSFLIGGTVAVGSVLLIDRYLMNYLTGLLTPSIALTAGFTFGMIITLFGLFTSMLLTFPHRGTKNQFTYLSYFDRHPALFWTSFLYNIGVWVGNWIIWFADGGAVHLGTFRYHPLYDTAIFLSYLTVIPTMTIFVVSVETRFYERYRIFYGYANEGGTLDQVEKAQDAMLLVLRQELQRLFRNQGLFTLFILLFASTLLGYLALPEATISIFQMTTIGAFSNAMVLVLTLLLLYFEDQKGAAWSSFIFFFANGILALLIAPFGASGYGLSFAIGSTLTFAFALIRLIQYVSDIDYHTFCRMTLPSRSMRFTRWSERLNRSWM
- the pelF gene encoding GT4 family glycosyltransferase PelF, whose product is MKIGLVLEGSYPYVSGGVASWAHMLIQQIPEHEFELITITPTRMTEAEFRYALPVNVVGVTNLPLDQTHEMRPLKQTLTPEQEEDIKRWMRFQATNTSIFPLFGQAIGTSTQFFTSRLFFDLVKTSYREEQQADSFIDYLWMWRSMYAPVLELLQAELPTVDLIHSASTGYAGLVAAAIKQRQQVPFVLTEHGIYSREREEELVQAMWIPQEYRMHWVQFFHHLSREAYEGADNIITLFDRNGELQRELGAPAEKIRVIPNGIDATGLAALGHLPKQDVLRIGAIVRIVPIKDIKTMIHAAKVLQEMHVPFEMTIMGPLEEDPEYARECQEQIDLFELSASVKLVGKVDIRSYLPSFDVCLLTSISEGQPLAVLEGMAAGIPWVVTDVGACSELINGREDDPYGPAGFVVPPVNPRRIAERCAWFQSHPEEAIRFGQNGKERALAYYQTRRFISEYQTLYQERGVTYGGHRV
- a CDS encoding DUF2194 domain-containing protein — protein: MNKKTYGYLIGLFAVLFVAMGIVQLFRLDYPHRLIPSEKTKVRSFETTNTKTTEAKGEALRVYLLQNDSDLSKGVIQNFSYALKYAKIDYQRIRTSDIKTLDPSERTVLVLSGEHTKEWPYKTIRKFVRKGGKLYVAGRFIDPKWGDLVGVKRFGDFKENVKGMTFKKDLFPGYIDLSKSSTLFVHSIADVTLQNADVKIEAEGNPILWTHEYGKGEVLFWNTSSLLEKNSRGLLVQSLSLLFPTFVSQQVAIKLAHFDDFPAPVPDASNPAIQKNYDLTVKDFFADVWLRDMQRIAKEQDIIYSGFIIGSYRNAIDDMEEQLIENIRFPMLNFGRRLLKMGGELGLHGYNHQPLVINGETMDPSLGYTTWDDRSQMMKGIEEVKVAHQYFFPKEQIRSYVPPSNIIGPTGLSVLNEAFPDGLIIASLYNGDASKGSYIQEFEPDATYKNLYNFPRITSGYNESPEDMFVLADAVANFGLVSHFIHPDDVLDEQRSKGQGWPKMERSIEKMFQTIHTDYPYLESMTQYDGYKKMKLYQESKIDVRYSKTAIEISGSQMLLPSKMMVRVNDGKIATGSFAYGEVRKLGNADDLYEVELKKNFARIPVLGVSQ